A single genomic interval of Mus caroli unplaced genomic scaffold, CAROLI_EIJ_v1.1 scaffold_15351_1, whole genome shotgun sequence harbors:
- the LOC110289119 gene encoding DAZ-associated protein 2-like isoform X1, which translates to MNSNSQYPTQPTYPVQSPGNPVSPKFLHLPQAPPYTDALPAYQSSFVAVEPLGSTIHMAYYPVGPVYPPRSAVLVAGGYDAGARFGAGAPDGSIPPPPPGCPLNTAQLAIMQRAKVLVTQRKGNFFTDVSDGGYFIW; encoded by the exons ATGAACAGCAACAGTCAATATCCAACACAGCCTACCTACCCTGTGCAATCTCCTGGGAATCCAGTATCTCCTAAGTTCTTACATCTTCCTCAGGCTCCACCCTATACTGACGCTCTGCCTGCATACCAGAGTTCT TTTGTGGCTGTTGAGCCTTTAGGCTCCACAATTCACATGGCTTATTATCCAGTTGGTCCCGTCTATCCACCTCGCTCAGCAGTGCTGGTGGCAGGAGGGTATGATGCAGGTGCCAGATTTGGAGCTGGCGCCCCCGATGGCAgcattcctcctccacctcctggaTGCCCTCTGAACACTGCCCAGCTTGCAATTATGCAGAGAGCCAAAGTCCTTGTAACTCAGCGCAAGGGAAACTTCTTCACGGATGTCTCAGATGGTGGTTACTTCATTTGGTGA
- the LOC110289118 gene encoding olfactory receptor 2A12-like, with protein sequence MCQVTHKIMDSLTASTMWMIPGQNQSWVSEFILIGFSSDPTTNSILFIVFLLSYLSSVLGNGLIIMLVCLDTQLHTPMYFFLSTLSLLDMSYVTTTMPQMLVHLLAHSQTISFAGCWLQMYVFGALGMTECTFFVVMAYDRYVAICYPLRYTVILNWGLCIRLAGGSWICGLFSSLLHTFFTMSLPYCGPNRINHYFCEGPSVRSLACMDTHVIEMVDFVLSVFVVVIPISLIVASYIRIAMAILKIKSNQGRCKAFSTCASHLTVVTFFYAPASYIYMRPNSSYSPERDKQISLFYNVFTALLNPVVYSLRNKDIKRAFLKVMGHGRLAW encoded by the coding sequence ATGTGTCAggtaacacataaaataatggatTCTCTTACAGCCTCCACCATGTGGATGATTCCAGGGCAGAACCAAAGTTGGGTTTCTGAGTTCATCTTGATTGGCTTCTCCAGTGATCCCACGACCAACAGCATCCTCTTCATTGTCTTCCTTCTCAGCTACCTGAGCTCAGTCCTGGGCAATGGGCTCATCATCATGCTGGTCTGCCTGGATACACAGCTGcacactcccatgtacttcttcctctctaCCCTCTCCCTGTTGGATATGAGCTATGTCACCACCACCATGCCCCAGATGTTGGTTCATCTTCTTGCTCACTCTCAGACCATCTCctttgctggctgctggctgcagaTGTATGTGTTTGGTGCCCTGGGTATGACTGAGTGCACCTTCTTTGTTGTCATGGCTTATGACCGGTATGTGGCCATTTGCTATCCACTGCGCTATACTGTCATCCTCAACTGGGGCTTGTGCATACGGTTGGCAGGAGGGTCTTGGATAtgtggtttattttcttctttgttacaTACTTTCTTCACCATGAGTCTGCCATATTGTGGACCCAACAGGATCAACCACTACTTCTGTGAAGGTCCTTCAGTGCGTAGCCTGGCTTGCATGGATACTCATGTCATTGAGATGGTGGACTTTGTATTGAgtgtttttgtggttgttattCCAATCTCCCTCATTGTGGCCTCCTACATTCGTATTGCCATGGCGATTCTCAAGATCAAGTCCAACCAGGGCCGTTGCAAGGCTTTCTCTACCTGTGCCTCCCACCTGACTGTGGTCACATTCTTCTATGCTCCAGCCAGTTACATCTACATGAGGCCAAACTCCAGCTACTCCCCTGAGCGAGACAAGCAGATCTCACTCTTTTACAATGTCTTCACAGCCTTGCTCAACCCTGTGGTCTACAGTTTGAGAAACAAAGATATCAAGAGGGCATTTCTCAAGGTGATGGGACATGGTAGGCTGGCCTGGTAA
- the LOC110289119 gene encoding DAZ-associated protein 2-like isoform X2 — protein MNSNSQYPTQPTYPVQSPGNPVSPKFLHLPQAPPYTDALPAYQSSVVQAFIPPPPPGCPLNTAQLAIMQRAKVLVTQRKGNFFTDVSDGGYFIW, from the exons ATGAACAGCAACAGTCAATATCCAACACAGCCTACCTACCCTGTGCAATCTCCTGGGAATCCAGTATCTCCTAAGTTCTTACATCTTCCTCAGGCTCCACCCTATACTGACGCTCTGCCTGCATACCAGAGTTCTGTTGTCCAAGCTTT cattcctcctccacctcctggaTGCCCTCTGAACACTGCCCAGCTTGCAATTATGCAGAGAGCCAAAGTCCTTGTAACTCAGCGCAAGGGAAACTTCTTCACGGATGTCTCAGATGGTGGTTACTTCATTTGGTGA